One Triticum dicoccoides isolate Atlit2015 ecotype Zavitan chromosome 4B, WEW_v2.0, whole genome shotgun sequence genomic window carries:
- the LOC119295335 gene encoding protein NINJA homolog 1-like, which produces MEDGLELSLGLSLGGGSSGKSKARDASLEPKAEPQVEESSSKGVSQPPDAPFAHYYQATAENQEHSSKQRHSPATPPFGNFWGQHGGSSAPVADGSSELIAHQSQLPQYQEGRTPNNIGNNSEENMPVSSKRKLLSEETSFQKKHHSAADQPDAFSKNSEGGVKNAPISISTDDGSTGENEDVADSEAEGSNSWLVAQREDSAKGSVVNRGSDIKRSSDDATGGFQGKRQPSFSGSESSSGKLPHGNPLQASNVVTAQYQGQTQVSAPLGITNAPNFPPMYTVQLRPPVNNGPAVQTMGGASQVSFGYPTGQLPILETSSSWAFGTPPQAISSFAAKQAERAGAKQADDGKKPQEAGTSSSALLEDGKVVEKVLPLMGSGSGIRPGIAPNVKFGGSGSYPDLPWVSTTGTGPSGRTISGVTYNFGRNEVKIVCACHGTHMTPEEFTRHASVDATGQENNATMSAFPVGNQAASAQN; this is translated from the exons ATGGAGGATGGCCTTGAGCTTAGTTTAGGCCTCTCTTTGGGTGGTGGGTCTTCTGGGAAGTCTAAGGCAAGAGATGCTTCTCTAGAGCCTAAAGCAGAACCTCAAgtggaagagagcagtagcaaaggTGTCTCGCAACCTCCTGATGCTCCTTTTGCACATTACTATCAAGCAACTGCTGAGAACCAGGAACACAGTAGCAAGCAGAGGCATAGCCCTGCTACCCCGCCATTTGGAAACTTCTGGGGACAACACGGTGGCTCCTCTGCTCCAGTGGCAGATGGATCCAGTGAACTAATAGCCCACCAATCTCAGCTTCCCCAGTATCAAGAGGGGCGGACTCCaaataatattggaaataattctgAGGAAAACATGCCAGTCTCAAGTAAACGAAAGCTGCTTTCTGAAGAGACAAGTTTTCAGAAGAAGCATCATTCTGCTGCTGACCAGCCTGATGCATTCAGTAAGAACTCCGAGGGAGGTGTGAAAAATGCACCGATTTCAATTAGCACGGATGATGGTTCAACCGGTGAAAATGAGGATGTTGCAGACTCGGAAGCAGAAGGCTCAAACTCTTGGTTGGTTGCACAGCGTGAAGACAGTGCCAAGGGCTCTGTGGTAAACAGAGGATCCGATATAAAGAGATCCAGTGATGATGCTACAGGTGGATTTCAAGGAAAGAGGCAACCGAGCTTTTCAGGAAGTGAATCTAGCTCTGGAAAGTTGCCGCATGGAAATCCCTTACAAGCATCGAATGTAGTGACTGCGCAATATCAAGGCCAGACTCAGGTTTCAGCACCCCTGGGCATAACTAATGCACCCAATTTTCCTCCAATGTATACAGTGCAATTGAGGCCACCCGTAAACAATGGACCAGCGGTCCAGACGATGGGTGGTGCCTCCCAGGTTTCTTTTGGTTACCCAACAGGTCAGCTACCAATACTTGAAACGAGCTCTTCATGGGCATTTGGTACTCCGCCTCAGGCTATTTCTTCCTTTGCTGCAAAGCAAGCCGAACGAGCAGGAGCCAAACAAGCTGATGATGGAAAGAAACCTCAAG AGGCTGGCACGTCCTCCTCTGCTCTTTTGGAGGATGGTAAGGTTGTCGAGAAGGTATTGCCTCTCATGGGTTCGGGCTCTGGTATAAGGCCGGGCATCGCCCCGAACGTCAAATTCGGAGGGTCTGGATCGTACCCTGATCTTCCCTGGGTATCCACGACTGGGACTGGACCAAGTGGCAGGACCATATCGGGCGTAACATACAACTTCGGCAGGAACGAAGTGAAGATCGTGTGTGCTTGCCATGGCACACACATGACCCCTGAGGAGTTCACACGACACGCTAGCGTGGACGCCACGGGCCAAGAGAACAATGCTACCATGTCGGCGTTTCCTGTCGGTAATCAAGCAGCCTCAGCCCAAAACTAA
- the LOC119293438 gene encoding exosome complex component RRP41 homolog encodes MAEFSTGDRRRKPKGDRRSTEISLVIRQTMEASILTHLMPHSQIDIFVQVLQADGGTRSACINAATLALADAGIPMRDIVTSCSAGYLCSTPLLDLNYIEDSAGGVDVTVDILAKMDKVTLLQMDAKLPMDTFETVMDLATEGCKAIATYIREVLLENTKQLECQRG; translated from the exons ATGGCAGAATTTAGCACTGGGGATCGAAGGAGAAAGCCAAAAGGTGACAG GCGATCAACAGAGATTTCTCTTGTTATTCGACAAACAATGGAGGCAAGCATATTAACACATTTAATGCCACACTCACAG ATTGACATATTTGTCCAAGTTCTTCAAGCTGATGGTG GAACCAGGTCCGCATGCATCAATGCTGCAACACTAGCACTTGCAGATGCTGGGATTCCAATGCGAGACATAGTCACATCTTGCAGTGCTGGGTACCTGTGTTCTACTCCTTTGCTTG ATCTGAATTATATAGAAGACAGTGCTGGAGGCGTGGATGTCACCGTTGACATTCTTGCAAAGATGGACAAAGTGACTCTTCTGCAG ATGGACGCGAAACTACCAATGGACACATTCGAGACTGTCATGGACCTTGCAACTGAAGGGTGCAAAGCGATCGCAACCTACATCCGGGAG GTGCTATTGGAGAACACGAAGCAGCTGGAGTGTCAGCGAGGCTAG